A section of the Streptomyces sp. CG1 genome encodes:
- a CDS encoding trans-aconitate 2-methyltransferase, with protein sequence MTTSTGTDWAAWQESWDRQQEWYMPDREQRFEIMLDMVEALVGTAPRVLDLACGTGSITDRLLRRFPRAISTGVDLDPALLAIARGTFEGDDRVSFVTADLKDADWPAKLPYDSYDAVLTATALHWLHSEPLAALYGRVAELVRDGGVFMNADHMIDDSTPRINAAERAQRHARMDQAKRDGALDWADWWQVAAKDPVLAEPTARRFEIYGEHADGDMPSPGWHARVLREKGFGEARPVWCSPSDTLLLAVK encoded by the coding sequence ATGACCACGAGTACCGGAACCGACTGGGCGGCCTGGCAGGAGAGCTGGGACCGGCAGCAGGAGTGGTACATGCCGGACCGCGAGCAGCGGTTCGAGATCATGCTCGACATGGTCGAGGCGCTCGTGGGGACCGCCCCGCGCGTCCTCGACCTCGCCTGCGGCACCGGCAGCATCACCGACCGGCTGCTCAGGCGCTTCCCGCGGGCCATCAGCACCGGCGTCGACCTCGACCCGGCCCTGCTGGCCATCGCGCGCGGCACCTTCGAGGGCGACGACCGCGTCTCCTTCGTCACCGCCGACCTCAAGGACGCCGACTGGCCGGCGAAGCTGCCGTACGACTCCTACGACGCCGTCCTGACCGCCACGGCTCTGCACTGGCTGCACAGCGAACCCCTCGCGGCCCTCTACGGTCGGGTCGCGGAGCTGGTCCGCGACGGCGGTGTCTTCATGAACGCGGACCACATGATCGACGACAGCACGCCCCGGATCAACGCGGCCGAGCGGGCACAGCGGCACGCGCGCATGGATCAGGCCAAGCGGGACGGTGCTCTGGACTGGGCGGACTGGTGGCAGGTCGCCGCCAAGGACCCGGTCCTCGCCGAGCCCACCGCCCGCCGGTTCGAGATCTACGGCGAGCACGCCGACGGGGACATGCCCTCGCCGGGCTGGCATGCGCGGGTACTGCGCGAGAAGGGGTTCGGGGAGGCCCGGCCGGTGTGGTGCTCGCCGTCGGACACGCTGCTGCTCGCGGTGAAGTAG
- a CDS encoding amino acid ABC transporter ATP-binding protein, with product MVRAQGVHKSFGHVEVLKGIDLEVRPGEVFCLIGPSGSGKSTFLRCINHLEKINAGRLYVDGELVGYRQKGDKLYELKDSEVARKRRDIGMVFQRFNLFPHMTALENVMEAPVQVKGVRKEQARERAMQLLERVGLADRAGYYPSQLSGGQQQRVAIARALAMDPKLMLFDEPTSALDPELVGDVLDVMRDLARSGMTMVVVTHEMGFAREVGDSLVFMDEGVVVESGHPRDVLTNPQHERTQSFLSKVL from the coding sequence ATGGTCAGGGCGCAGGGGGTGCACAAGTCCTTCGGCCATGTCGAGGTGCTCAAGGGCATCGACCTGGAGGTGAGGCCGGGCGAGGTGTTCTGCCTGATCGGCCCCTCCGGCTCCGGCAAGTCGACCTTCCTGCGGTGCATCAACCACCTCGAGAAGATCAACGCCGGCCGGCTGTACGTCGACGGCGAGCTGGTCGGATACCGGCAGAAGGGTGACAAGCTGTACGAGCTGAAGGACAGCGAGGTCGCGCGCAAGCGCCGGGACATCGGCATGGTCTTCCAGCGTTTCAACCTGTTCCCGCACATGACGGCGCTGGAGAACGTCATGGAGGCGCCGGTGCAGGTGAAGGGCGTGAGGAAGGAGCAGGCCCGGGAGCGGGCGATGCAGCTGCTGGAGCGCGTGGGCCTGGCCGACCGGGCCGGGTACTACCCCTCGCAGCTCTCCGGCGGCCAGCAGCAGCGGGTGGCCATCGCCCGGGCGCTGGCGATGGACCCGAAGCTGATGCTGTTCGACGAGCCGACCTCGGCCCTGGACCCGGAGCTGGTCGGTGACGTCCTGGACGTCATGCGGGACCTGGCCCGGTCCGGCATGACCATGGTCGTCGTCACCCATGAGATGGGCTTCGCCCGCGAGGTGGGCGACAGTCTGGTGTTCATGGACGAGGGCGTGGTGGTCGAATCGGGCCATCCACGCGACGTCCTGACGAACCCACAGCACGAGCGGACGCAGTCGTTCCTGTCGAAGGTCCTCTGA
- a CDS encoding amino acid ABC transporter permease → MKAIPVRHYGRYVSALLAIAILVAIIYAFSQGDINWHAVPDYFFDHRIMTGVYKTLLLTVLSMLIGIAGGIVLAIMRLSKNPVTSSIAWFYIWFFRGTPVLVQLFLWFNLGLVFHYINLMPIYKDYWSNFMTPLLTALLGLGLNEAAYMAEICRAGLLAVDEGQTEAAHALGMSHGRTLRRVIIPQAMRVIVPPTGNEVINMLKTTSLVAAVQYPELFRYAQDIGQNSGAPVEMYFLAAAWYLIMTSVLSVGQYYIERYYARGSSRQLPPTPWQKVRANMFSLGRPKGAVSA, encoded by the coding sequence ATCAAGGCCATCCCGGTCCGGCACTACGGACGCTACGTCTCCGCCCTCCTCGCCATCGCGATCCTCGTCGCGATCATCTACGCCTTCAGCCAGGGCGACATCAACTGGCACGCCGTACCGGACTACTTCTTCGACCACCGGATCATGACCGGTGTCTACAAGACCCTCCTGCTGACGGTCCTGTCGATGCTGATCGGTATCGCCGGCGGCATCGTCCTCGCCATCATGCGGCTGTCGAAGAACCCGGTGACCTCGTCGATCGCCTGGTTCTACATCTGGTTCTTCCGCGGCACCCCGGTCCTGGTCCAGCTGTTCCTGTGGTTCAACCTGGGCCTGGTCTTCCACTACATCAACCTGATGCCGATCTACAAGGACTACTGGTCGAACTTCATGACGCCGCTGCTGACGGCGCTGCTCGGCCTGGGTCTGAACGAGGCGGCGTACATGGCCGAGATCTGCCGGGCGGGCCTGCTCGCGGTGGACGAGGGCCAGACCGAGGCGGCCCACGCGCTCGGCATGAGCCACGGCAGGACCCTGCGCCGGGTGATCATCCCGCAGGCGATGCGCGTAATCGTGCCGCCCACGGGCAACGAGGTCATCAACATGCTGAAGACGACCTCCCTCGTGGCGGCCGTCCAGTATCCCGAACTGTTCCGCTACGCCCAGGACATCGGCCAGAACTCCGGCGCCCCGGTGGAGATGTACTTCCTCGCCGCGGCCTGGTATCTGATCATGACCTCGGTGCTGAGCGTCGGCCAGTACTACATCGAGCGCTACTACGCCCGCGGTTCCAGCCGCCAACTGCCGCCGACCCCCTGGCAGAAGGTGCGGGCCAACATGTTCTCGCTGGGCCGGCCGAAGGGAGCGGTGAGCGCATGA
- a CDS encoding ABC transporter substrate-binding protein: MTASSARRTTAARSRLAVAGAIVVAGTLLLTGCGDQTKDKSKDSGSAGSAPLAGKLPKDIRDKGKIEVGSDIAYAPVEFKDSSGNAVGLDPDLAAALGKQLGVTLQFQNGTFDALLTGLRSGRYDIAMSAMTDNKNRQQGVDPDTGKKVGEGVDFVDYLTAGVSIYTRKGDAQGINGWSDLCGKKIAVERGTVSNDLAKAEAKKCPSGKKLTIEPFDDDQQSQTRLRSGGVDAASSDFPVAAYAVKTSGGGKDFQTVGQQVEAAPYGIAVAKKDTQLRDALQAAMNAIIKSGEYQKILEKWGAQDGAVKESVINGGK, from the coding sequence ATGACCGCAAGCTCCGCCCGTCGTACGACCGCCGCACGCTCCCGTCTGGCAGTGGCCGGTGCGATCGTGGTCGCGGGCACCCTGCTGCTCACCGGCTGCGGTGACCAGACCAAGGACAAGAGCAAGGACTCCGGCAGCGCCGGCAGCGCCCCGCTGGCCGGCAAGCTCCCCAAGGACATCAGGGACAAGGGCAAGATCGAGGTCGGTTCGGACATCGCGTACGCCCCGGTGGAGTTCAAGGACTCCTCCGGCAACGCGGTCGGTCTGGACCCGGACCTCGCCGCGGCTCTGGGCAAGCAGCTCGGCGTGACGCTGCAGTTCCAGAACGGCACCTTCGACGCCCTGCTCACCGGTCTGCGCTCCGGCCGCTACGACATCGCGATGTCGGCGATGACGGACAACAAGAACCGCCAGCAGGGCGTCGACCCGGACACGGGCAAGAAGGTCGGCGAGGGCGTCGACTTCGTCGACTACCTGACCGCCGGTGTCTCGATCTACACCCGCAAGGGCGACGCCCAGGGCATCAACGGCTGGTCGGACCTGTGCGGCAAGAAGATAGCCGTCGAACGCGGCACCGTCTCGAACGACCTGGCCAAGGCGGAGGCCAAGAAGTGTCCGAGCGGCAAGAAGCTCACCATCGAGCCGTTCGACGACGACCAGCAGTCCCAGACCCGGCTGCGCTCGGGCGGTGTGGACGCAGCGTCCTCCGATTTCCCGGTCGCGGCGTACGCGGTGAAGACCTCCGGCGGCGGCAAGGACTTCCAGACCGTCGGCCAGCAGGTCGAGGCGGCCCCGTACGGCATCGCCGTGGCCAAGAAGGACACCCAGCTGCGTGACGCGCTGCAGGCGGCGATGAACGCGATCATCAAGAGCGGCGAGTACCAGAAGATCCTCGAGAAGTGGGGCGCCCAGGACGGCGCCGTCAAGGAGTCCGTGATCAACGGCGGCAAGTGA
- a CDS encoding NADP-dependent malic enzyme translates to MAAEIVNPRSDGKPDQDGGAEPLDSFDPVFALHRGGKMAVQATVPVRDKDDLSLAYTPGVARVCTAIAEQPELVNDYTWKSSVVAVVTDGTAVLGLGDIGPEASLPVMEGKAILFKQFGGVDAVPIALDCTDVDDIVETVVRLAPSFGGVNLEDISAPRCFEIERRLQERLDIPVFHDDQHGTAVVTLAALRNAAKLSGREIGELRAVISGAGAAGVAIAKMLVGAGIGDVALTDRKGVVSADREDLTPVKREVAGFTNKAGITGSLEDALAGADVFIGVSGGTVPEEAVASMAEGAFVFAMANPNPEVHPDVAHKYAAVVATGRSDFPNQINNVLAFPGIFAGALQVRASRITEGMKIAAAEALAAVVGDDLAADYVIPSPFDERVAPAVTAAVAAAARAEGVARR, encoded by the coding sequence GTGGCAGCGGAGATCGTCAATCCTCGCAGCGACGGCAAACCGGACCAGGACGGCGGGGCCGAGCCCCTCGATTCCTTCGATCCGGTGTTCGCGCTGCACCGCGGCGGCAAGATGGCCGTGCAGGCCACCGTGCCGGTCCGTGACAAGGACGACCTTTCCCTCGCGTACACGCCCGGAGTGGCGCGCGTGTGCACCGCGATCGCCGAGCAGCCGGAGCTGGTCAACGACTACACATGGAAGTCCTCCGTGGTCGCCGTCGTGACCGACGGTACGGCCGTGCTCGGACTCGGGGACATCGGTCCCGAGGCCTCCCTCCCGGTGATGGAGGGCAAGGCGATCCTGTTCAAGCAGTTCGGCGGCGTCGACGCGGTTCCGATCGCGCTCGACTGCACCGATGTGGACGACATCGTCGAGACCGTCGTCCGGCTCGCCCCGTCCTTCGGCGGAGTGAACCTGGAGGACATCTCGGCGCCCCGGTGCTTCGAGATCGAGCGCCGGCTCCAGGAGCGCCTCGACATCCCGGTCTTCCACGACGACCAGCACGGTACGGCCGTCGTGACGCTCGCGGCGCTGCGCAACGCGGCGAAGCTGAGCGGCCGGGAGATCGGGGAGCTGCGGGCCGTCATCTCGGGCGCCGGCGCGGCCGGTGTCGCCATCGCCAAGATGCTGGTCGGGGCCGGCATCGGGGACGTGGCCCTGACCGACCGCAAGGGCGTCGTGTCCGCCGATCGGGAGGACCTCACCCCGGTCAAGCGGGAGGTGGCCGGCTTCACCAACAAGGCGGGCATCACCGGTTCGCTGGAGGACGCCCTCGCGGGCGCCGACGTCTTCATCGGCGTCTCCGGCGGTACGGTGCCGGAGGAGGCCGTGGCCTCCATGGCGGAGGGCGCCTTCGTGTTCGCGATGGCCAACCCGAACCCCGAGGTGCACCCGGACGTCGCGCACAAGTACGCGGCGGTCGTCGCCACCGGGCGGTCCGACTTCCCGAACCAGATCAACAACGTGCTGGCGTTCCCGGGCATCTTCGCGGGCGCGCTGCAGGTGCGGGCCTCTCGGATCACCGAGGGGATGAAGATCGCCGCGGCGGAGGCGCTGGCCGCGGTGGTCGGGGACGACCTTGCCGCCGACTATGTGATTCCGTCGCCGTTCGATGAGCGGGTTGCTCCGGCGGTTACAGCGGCGGTTGCGGCTGCTGCTCGTGCCGAGGGTGTTGCTCGTCGCTGA
- a CDS encoding zinc-binding dehydrogenase, whose protein sequence is MFAVYAARIDRDQPLTGLELGERPAPEARSGWSTINVRAASLNHHDLWSLRGVGLPEDRLPMILGCDAAGVDADGNEVVLHSVIGQTGHGVGPNEPRSILTERYQGTFAEQVAVPTWNVLPKPRELSFAEAACLPTAWLTAYRMLFTNAGVRPGDSVLVQGAGGGVATAAIVLGKAAGLRVFATSRDEAKRKRALELGAVEAVESGARLPQRVDAVIETVGAATWSHSVKSLRPGGTIVISGATSGDRPSHAELTRIFFLELKVVGSTMGTKEELEDLLSFCAATGVRPVIDEELPLDRAREGFERLASGEQFGKIVLTNS, encoded by the coding sequence ATGTTCGCTGTCTACGCCGCCCGAATCGACCGCGACCAGCCGCTCACCGGCCTCGAGTTGGGGGAGCGACCGGCTCCCGAGGCCCGTTCCGGCTGGAGCACGATCAATGTGCGGGCCGCTTCCCTCAACCATCACGACCTCTGGTCCCTGCGCGGCGTCGGCCTTCCGGAGGACCGGCTGCCGATGATCCTCGGCTGCGACGCCGCCGGGGTCGACGCGGACGGCAACGAGGTCGTCCTGCACTCCGTCATCGGCCAGACCGGCCACGGTGTCGGCCCGAACGAGCCGCGCTCCATCCTGACCGAGCGCTACCAGGGCACCTTCGCCGAGCAGGTTGCCGTGCCGACCTGGAACGTGCTGCCCAAACCCAGGGAACTGTCCTTCGCCGAGGCCGCCTGTCTGCCGACGGCCTGGCTGACGGCGTACCGGATGCTGTTCACCAACGCCGGGGTACGGCCCGGGGACTCCGTCCTCGTGCAGGGCGCGGGCGGCGGGGTTGCCACGGCCGCGATCGTGCTCGGCAAGGCGGCGGGGCTCCGTGTCTTCGCCACCAGCCGGGACGAGGCGAAGCGGAAGCGGGCCCTGGAGCTGGGGGCCGTGGAGGCAGTGGAGTCCGGGGCGCGGCTGCCGCAGCGGGTGGACGCCGTCATCGAGACCGTGGGCGCGGCCACCTGGTCCCACTCGGTGAAGTCGCTGCGGCCGGGCGGGACGATCGTGATCTCCGGCGCGACGAGCGGGGACCGGCCCTCGCATGCCGAGCTGACCCGGATCTTCTTCCTGGAGCTGAAGGTCGTCGGCTCCACCATGGGCACCAAGGAGGAGCTGGAGGACCTGCTCTCCTTCTGTGCCGCGACCGGCGTACGGCCCGTCATCGACGAGGAACTGCCGCTGGACCGGGCCCGTGAGGGCTTCGAACGGCTCGCGTCCGGGGAGCAGTTCGGGAAGATCGTGCTCACCAACTCCTGA
- a CDS encoding HTH domain-containing protein — translation MSEATDLAQRAGDRDPRVGLRAVAALRRLLEQLEAVQVRSARNQGWSWQEIAAELGVSRQAVHKKYGRQ, via the coding sequence ATGAGTGAGGCAACCGATCTGGCGCAGCGCGCCGGCGATCGTGATCCGCGGGTCGGACTACGGGCCGTGGCCGCGCTGCGCAGGCTGCTGGAGCAGCTGGAGGCGGTACAGGTGCGCAGTGCGCGCAATCAGGGCTGGTCGTGGCAGGAGATCGCCGCGGAGCTGGGTGTCAGCAGGCAGGCCGTGCACAAGAAGTACGGGAGGCAGTGA
- a CDS encoding Clp protease N-terminal domain-containing protein, whose product MFERFTKDAREVVQGAVMDCRRTGGQAVEAEHLLLALLEREGSRASFALAALGFAERRESVRGALSQARRCAGLTRADADALAGLGIDVSEIVARVEEVHGVGAMSGDRKGGSGWSGRRPSFSRGAKDVLEKSLRVALAHRDRHIGDEHLLLALTILPGVPAEALADHGVTYESVTRVLYGDGQEEAKAG is encoded by the coding sequence ATGTTCGAACGCTTCACCAAGGACGCGCGCGAGGTCGTGCAGGGCGCGGTCATGGACTGCCGGCGCACCGGGGGTCAGGCCGTCGAGGCCGAGCATCTGCTGCTCGCCCTCCTGGAGCGCGAGGGCAGCCGCGCCTCCTTCGCTCTGGCCGCGCTCGGGTTCGCGGAGCGCCGGGAGTCGGTGCGGGGAGCCTTGTCCCAGGCGCGGCGGTGTGCCGGGCTGACCCGGGCCGATGCGGATGCGCTGGCGGGGCTGGGGATCGACGTGTCCGAGATCGTGGCGCGGGTGGAGGAGGTACACGGTGTCGGAGCGATGTCCGGCGACCGGAAGGGCGGAAGCGGGTGGTCGGGGCGCCGGCCGAGTTTCAGCCGAGGCGCGAAGGATGTACTGGAGAAGTCCCTGAGGGTCGCCCTCGCCCACCGCGATCGCCACATCGGCGACGAGCACCTGCTGTTGGCACTCACCATCCTGCCGGGCGTGCCGGCCGAGGCGCTGGCCGACCACGGGGTGACATACGAGTCGGTGACGCGGGTGCTGTACGGAGACGGGCAGGAAGAGGCGAAGGCCGGCTGA
- a CDS encoding helix-turn-helix transcriptional regulator, with protein MPPVFAHGRLRLYLLKLLDEAPRHGYEVIRLLEERFQGLYAPSAGTVYPRLAKLEAEGLVRHTTEGGRKVYAITDAGRAELAGRSGELADLELEIRESVAELAAEIKADVRGAAGDLRREMRAAASEARRTAKTDAGAAGPFAEYGDTTDKEAWRVAKEEMRRVKQEWKEQARRAKDESRRAREEVQRARRQAQEAQTRARAQAQEEMQRIARQVQDRVQDHFAHGDWPTGVREGLSELARELGDFGKSWNASPRTPEEPAAKPTATSSDPHYVSPEEDFPAEYEPSWAHEESSGDPSRDLDRLLDRFRDDIRDAARDHGVTQDQLRDARRHLSTAAAHIGAILGAPKV; from the coding sequence ATGCCCCCCGTCTTCGCCCACGGGCGCCTGCGCCTGTATCTGCTCAAGCTGCTCGACGAGGCCCCGCGCCACGGCTACGAGGTGATCAGGCTCCTCGAGGAGCGCTTCCAGGGGCTGTACGCCCCCTCGGCGGGCACGGTCTACCCCCGGCTGGCCAAGCTGGAGGCGGAGGGCCTGGTCCGGCACACCACGGAGGGCGGCCGCAAGGTGTACGCCATCACGGACGCCGGCCGGGCCGAACTGGCTGGCCGCAGCGGCGAGTTGGCCGACCTGGAGCTGGAGATCCGCGAGTCGGTCGCGGAACTGGCCGCCGAGATAAAGGCCGACGTGCGCGGCGCGGCCGGCGATCTGCGCCGTGAGATGCGCGCGGCCGCGTCCGAGGCCCGCCGGACCGCGAAGACGGACGCCGGCGCGGCGGGTCCCTTCGCGGAGTACGGCGACACGACCGACAAGGAGGCCTGGCGGGTCGCGAAGGAGGAGATGCGCCGGGTCAAGCAGGAGTGGAAGGAACAGGCCCGCCGCGCCAAGGACGAGAGCCGCCGGGCCCGCGAGGAGGTCCAGCGGGCCCGCCGCCAGGCCCAGGAGGCGCAGACGCGGGCACGGGCCCAGGCGCAGGAGGAGATGCAGCGCATCGCCCGCCAGGTCCAGGACCGCGTCCAGGACCACTTCGCCCACGGCGACTGGCCGACGGGCGTGCGCGAGGGCCTGTCCGAACTGGCCAGGGAACTGGGCGACTTCGGCAAGAGCTGGAACGCCTCCCCGCGCACCCCCGAGGAGCCGGCCGCCAAGCCCACGGCCACGTCCTCGGACCCGCACTACGTCTCCCCGGAGGAAGACTTCCCCGCCGAGTACGAACCCTCCTGGGCGCACGAGGAGTCCAGCGGCGACCCGAGCCGCGACCTGGACCGCCTCCTGGACCGCTTCCGCGACGACATCCGCGACGCGGCCCGCGACCACGGAGTAACCCAGGACCAGCTCCGCGACGCCCGCCGCCACCTGTCAACGGCAGCGGCCCACATCGGCGCGATCCTTGGGGCACCGAAGGTCTGA
- a CDS encoding DUF4097 domain-containing protein yields the protein MPEWSVTEPQKLTFDTRVSDLQVRIVNGTVNVVGTDEGSARLEISEIEGPPLVVTQQGDTLTVAYEDLPWKGFLKWLDRKGWRRSAVVSLAVPADTRVEVGVVGAGAVVSGIRGPAMVKGVTGDTTLVGVSGPVHADTVSGNLEAQAVTGDLRFKSVSGDLTVVDGSGRSVRADSVSGSMIVDLDPDGPTEVGLTSVSGEIAIRLPHPGDAEVEANTASGTISNAFDGLRVHGQWGAHKITGRLGAGTGRLRATTVSGSIALLRRPPREDEPDTPWKTEPPQPTESAQAPGATPAADTPAAGQSDESAGTTDKKVL from the coding sequence ATGCCCGAGTGGTCCGTCACCGAGCCCCAGAAGCTGACCTTTGACACCCGCGTGAGCGACCTCCAGGTCCGCATCGTCAACGGAACGGTCAACGTGGTGGGCACGGACGAAGGTTCCGCCCGCCTGGAAATCTCGGAGATCGAGGGCCCGCCCCTGGTGGTCACCCAGCAGGGCGACACCCTCACCGTGGCCTATGAGGACCTGCCCTGGAAGGGCTTCCTGAAGTGGCTCGACCGCAAGGGCTGGCGGCGCAGCGCCGTGGTCTCCCTGGCGGTCCCCGCGGACACCCGCGTGGAGGTCGGCGTGGTCGGCGCCGGCGCGGTCGTCTCCGGCATCCGCGGCCCTGCGATGGTCAAGGGAGTCACCGGCGACACGACCCTGGTCGGCGTCTCGGGCCCGGTCCACGCGGACACCGTGTCCGGGAACCTGGAGGCCCAGGCCGTCACGGGCGACCTGCGGTTCAAGTCGGTCTCGGGAGACCTGACGGTGGTCGACGGCTCCGGCCGCTCCGTCCGCGCCGACTCCGTCAGCGGCTCCATGATCGTCGACCTGGACCCGGACGGACCCACGGAGGTCGGCCTCACCAGCGTCTCCGGCGAGATCGCCATCCGCCTGCCCCACCCGGGAGACGCCGAGGTGGAGGCGAACACCGCGAGCGGCACGATCTCCAACGCCTTCGACGGACTGCGGGTGCACGGCCAGTGGGGCGCGCACAAGATCACCGGCCGCCTCGGCGCGGGCACGGGGCGGCTCCGCGCCACCACGGTCTCCGGCTCGATCGCCCTGCTGCGCCGCCCGCCGCGCGAGGACGAGCCGGACACCCCGTGGAAGACGGAGCCCCCGCAGCCCACGGAGTCCGCGCAGGCTCCCGGCGCCACCCCCGCCGCCGACACCCCGGCCGCTGGCCAGTCCGACGAATCCGCTGGCACGACCGACAAGAAGGTGCTCTGA
- a CDS encoding DUF6104 family protein, translating into MYFTDRGIEELEKRRGEEEVTFEWLAEQLRTFVDLNPDFEVPVERLATWLARLDDEDDE; encoded by the coding sequence TTGTACTTCACCGACCGTGGCATCGAGGAACTGGAGAAGCGGCGCGGCGAGGAGGAGGTCACCTTCGAGTGGCTCGCCGAGCAGCTGCGGACGTTCGTCGATCTCAACCCGGACTTCGAGGTGCCGGTGGAGCGGCTGGCGACCTGGCTGGCGCGGCTGGACGACGAGGACGACGAGTAG
- a CDS encoding CU044_2847 family protein yields MSHIQDIELPDGTVVTARIGAGEAYGDQEDVGFTEAAVAKVEQLQELIRAVGGTVLDAARAAKPHEASISFGVELTAKEGLAVAVLARGEAKASLEVTLTWQFDRGTSEEGAGRAVGA; encoded by the coding sequence ATGAGTCACATCCAGGACATCGAGCTGCCGGACGGCACGGTGGTCACCGCCCGGATCGGCGCGGGGGAGGCCTACGGCGACCAGGAGGACGTCGGCTTCACCGAGGCCGCCGTCGCCAAGGTCGAACAGCTCCAGGAACTGATCAGGGCCGTCGGCGGCACCGTGCTCGACGCCGCCCGCGCGGCCAAGCCGCACGAGGCCTCCATCAGCTTCGGCGTGGAACTGACCGCCAAAGAGGGCCTGGCCGTCGCCGTGCTCGCGCGCGGGGAGGCCAAGGCGTCCCTGGAGGTCACCCTCACCTGGCAGTTCGACCGGGGAACCTCGGAGGAGGGCGCGGGCAGAGCGGTGGGCGCATGA